One Mycolicibacterium rufum genomic window, ACCTCGGTGATCGCGTGCAGGAGCAGTCGTGCATCGTCGTAGAGCGAGTAGACGTACGGCGTCTTCGGTTTGTCCGACAGCCCATAGCCGGGGAAGTCGAGCGTGAAGATCTCGACCTCGTCGCCCAGTTCTGCGGCCAGGGCGTGGAAGTCGATGCTCGCCGTCGGGAAGCCGTGTACGCACACCAGGGGCGGTGCGCCGGGTGTCCCGCAGCGGCGGGCGAACACCTCGACGGGGCGTCCGCCGTTGGCGGGGGTGGTCGAGGCCCAGGTGAAAGTCGTTCCCGCTCGTTGCCATTCGTCGAAGACGTCCACGCGTGAAAAGCTAGCGTGTCAGAGGCGGATCGGAGGAGGTGTTCGAACGATGCGGCGCGTGCTCGCCCTGGTCGCCCCTCTCGGGCTCGCGTTCATCCCTCTCGGTATGGCGCTGGGGTTCCTGGTCGTGCACGCCGGGCTGGCGTGGTGGTGGGCGCCGGCGTTCGCCGGCGTGATCTACGCCGGGTCGCTGGAGTTCCTGATGGTGGGACTGGCCGCCGGCGCCGCCCCGGTGGCGACCGTCGCGCTGACCTCGCTGGTGGTCAATTCGCGCCACATCTTCTACGCGCTGTCGTTTCCGTTGCACCGCGTGACCGGCGTGCCGGCGAAGCTCTACAGCACCTACACGCTGTCCGACGAGGCGTACGCGGTGGCCGTCAGCCCCGAAGCGCAGGGCTGGACCACCCGTCCGATCCTGGTCATGCAGATGACGTTTCATCTGCTATGGGTGACCGGTGCGGGATTGGGCGGGCTGGTGGGGGAGGCACTGCCGATCGACCGGCTCGTCGGCCTGGACTTCGCGCTGACCGCACTGTTCGTCGTGCTGGGCATCGAGGCGTACCGGCAGCGGCCGGATCGGCTCACCGCCGCGATCGCGGCGGTGTGCGCCGTCGGCGCATGGCTGGTGGCTCCCGGCCAGATGCTGGTGTGCGCGTTCGCCGCGTTCACCGCGATGCTGTTGTTGCGGCGACGGCATGCCTGACACCGAATACGTCGCGCTGCTGGTGGGCGTCAGCGCCGCGGTCACGTGGGCGCTGCGTGCGCTGCCCTTCGCCGTGCTGGCGCCGATGCGCGACAGTGCCGTGGTGCGCTACCTCAGCGTGCACATGCCCGTGGGGGTCATGGTGATGCTGGCGATCTACTCCCTCACGACAGTGGTGGGGGACACGGCGTTGCAACGGGTGTGGCTGGCCGTCGCGGTCGCGGTGACGGCGGGCCTGCAGATCTGGCGCGGGCGGGCGCTGCTGAGCATCCTCGCGGGGACGACGTGCTACGTGACGCTGATGACGGCCTGGGGCGGCTGATCAGCCCTGCAGGTAGGCCACCAGCGCGTTGGTCAGCCCACGGCGTGCCACGTCCAGGTCGGCGTAGGACCCGAGCTGGCGTT contains:
- a CDS encoding AzlC family ABC transporter permease — protein: MRRVLALVAPLGLAFIPLGMALGFLVVHAGLAWWWAPAFAGVIYAGSLEFLMVGLAAGAAPVATVALTSLVVNSRHIFYALSFPLHRVTGVPAKLYSTYTLSDEAYAVAVSPEAQGWTTRPILVMQMTFHLLWVTGAGLGGLVGEALPIDRLVGLDFALTALFVVLGIEAYRQRPDRLTAAIAAVCAVGAWLVAPGQMLVCAFAAFTAMLLLRRRHA
- a CDS encoding branched-chain amino acid transporter permease, translating into MPDTEYVALLVGVSAAVTWALRALPFAVLAPMRDSAVVRYLSVHMPVGVMVMLAIYSLTTVVGDTALQRVWLAVAVAVTAGLQIWRGRALLSILAGTTCYVTLMTAWGG